A single window of Pyxicephalus adspersus chromosome 10, UCB_Pads_2.0, whole genome shotgun sequence DNA harbors:
- the LOC140338991 gene encoding uncharacterized protein isoform X2, which produces MMVNQPHLMSSDGSSNGNPPERCPRPLYSRDSTQEDQEIPHHHQDDEQMYVKVEVKEEEVEMSVMDYQQSMEEDGMMVIIKQEESLDTNSDGSSNKNPPERCPRPLYSQDSIQEDPEIPHHHQEDELKDIKVEVKEEEEEIVEQSLEEDVMTKSKGEEFSLHIGTNGLYVRNSLERHCISSVDCKPEDDVTQHSSRENLINPNFHLRSQAAESSADPSNHEKSSISLKGLHAIENPFSCLGCQETFKTKSELLVHLRSHTSVSFSCSECGKSFTEKKELLAHQKTHKNEKPLSCSECGKSFTEKKRLQAHQRNHTRDRPHVCSECGKCFTEKSRLLTHQRSHTGERPYACSECGKCFTKKCILLSHMRLHTGERPFSCSECGKCFNQKGSLIAHQGSHKGEWPFTCLECGKSFTWKESLQRHQRSHMTERLFSCSECGKSFTEKAKLRRHQRSHTGERPFSCSECGKSFTRKEVLTEHQRSHTGERPYSCSECGKSFAAKGKLLIHQRSHTGERPYSCSECGKSFAAKGKLLIHQRSHTGVRPFSCKECGKCFAENAKLVVHLRSHVERRYPCSECGKSFIYKVDLLTHQNVHAQDTAE; this is translated from the exons ATGATGGTGAATCAGCCGCATCTTATGTCATCCG atggatccagtaatgggaacccaccagagagatgtccccgtcctctgtattcccgggattccacacaggaagatcaggagatccctcaccatcatcag GATGACGAACAGATGTATGTTAAAGTTGAGGTTAAAGAAGAAGAAGTGGAGATGTCTGTGATGGATTATCAGCAGTCTATGGAGGAGGATGGGATGATGGTGATAATCAAACAAGAAGAATCCTTAGATACCAATTCAG atggatccagtaacaagaacccaccagagagatgtccccgtcctctgtattcccaggatTCCATACAGGAAGATCCGGAGATCCCTCACCACCATCAG GAGGACGAACTAAAAGACATCAAAGTTGAGGtcaaggaggaagaagaggaaattGTTGAACAATCTTTGGAGGAGGATGTGATGACGAAAAGCAAAGGCGAGGAATTTTCTCTACATATAGGCACAA ATGGACTGTATGTCAGGAATTCCTTGGAAAGACATTGTATATCATCTGTAGATTGTAAGCCAGAAGATGACGTCACACAACATTCATCAAGAGAAAATCTCATTAATCCAAATTTCCATCTGAGATCCCAGGCTGCAGAGAGTTCAGCAGATCCCTCTAATCATGAGAAGTCTTCTATAAGCCTTAAAGGTCTTCACGCCATTGAAAATCCATTCTCATGTTTGGGGTGCCAGGAAACCTTCAAAACAAAATCTGAACTTCTTGTCCATCTCCGATCTCACACCAGTGTGTCcttttcatgttcagaatgtggaaaatCATTCACTGAGAAAAAAGAACTTCTTGCACATCAGAAAACTCACAAAAATGAGAAGCCTTTgtcatgttctgaatgtgggaaatCTTTCACTGAGAAAAAAAGACTTCAAGCACACCAGAGAAATCACACACGTGACCGTCCTCATGTATGTTCAGAATGCGGGAAATGCTTCACTGAGAAAAGCAGACTTCTAACGCACCAGAGAAGTCACACGGGTGAGCGTCCTTATGCttgttcagagtgtggaaaatgtttcacGAAAAAATGCATACTCCTATCACACATGAGACTTCACACGGGAGAGCGTCCCTTTTCGTgctcagaatgtgggaaatgttttaatcagaAAGGAAGCCTTATTGCTCACCAGGGAAGTCACAAAGGTGAGTGGCCTTTCACTTGTTTGGAATGCGGGAAAAGCTTCACATGGAAAGAAAGCCTTCAAAGACACCAGAGAAGTCACATGACGGAGCGTCTTTTTTCATGTTCCGAGTGCGGAAAATCTTTTACTGAGAAAGCAAAGCTTCGTAGACACCAAAGAAGTCACACGGGTGAGCGTCCTTTTTCATGTTCGGAGTGCGGAAAAAGTTTCACTCGTAAAGAAGTACTTACTGAACACCAGAGAagtcacacaggtgagcgtccttaCTCTTGTTCAGAGTGCGGAAAGTCCTTTGCTGCTAAAGGTAAACTTCTTATACACCAGAGAagtcacacaggtgagcgtccttaCTCTTGTTCAGAGTGCGGAAAGTCCTTTGCTGCTAAAGGTAAACTTCTTATACACCAGAGAAGTCACACAGGTGTGCGTCCTTTTTCCTGTaaagaatgtgggaaatgtttcgcTGAGAACGCAAAGCTTGTTGTGCACCTAAGAAGTCATGTAGAACGCCGTTATCcgtgttcagagtgtgggaaaagtttcatTTATAAAGTAGACCTTCTTACACACCAGAATGTTCATGCTCAGGATACCGCTGAATAG
- the LOC140338991 gene encoding uncharacterized protein isoform X3 yields MMVNQPHLMSSDGSSNGNPPERCPRPLYSRDSTQEDQEIPHHHQDDEQMYVKVEVKEEEVEMSVMDYQQSMEEDGMMVIIKQEESLDTNSDGSSNKNPPERCPRPLYSQDSIQEDPEIPHHHQVDKTSQEDELKDIKVEVKEEEEEIVEQSLEEDVMTKSKGEEFSLHIGTNGLYVRNSLERHCISSVDCKPEDDVTQHSSRENLINPNFHLRSQAAESSADPSNHEKSSISLKGLHAIENPFSCLGCQETFKTKSELLVHLRSHTSVSFSCSECGKSFTEKKELLAHQKTHKNEKPLSCSECGKSFTEKKRLQAHQRNHTRDRPHVCSECGKCFTEKSRLLTHQRSHTGERPYACSECGKCFTKKCILLSHMRLHTGERPFSCSECGKCFNQKGSLIAHQGSHKGEWPFTCLECGKSFTWKESLQRHQRSHMTERLFSCSECGKSFTEKAKLRRHQRSHTGERPFSCSECGKSFTRKEVLTEHQRSHTGERPYSCSECGKSFAAKGKLLIHQRSHTGVRPFSCKECGKCFAENAKLVVHLRSHVERRYPCSECGKSFIYKVDLLTHQNVHAQDTAE; encoded by the exons ATGATGGTGAATCAGCCGCATCTTATGTCATCCG atggatccagtaatgggaacccaccagagagatgtccccgtcctctgtattcccgggattccacacaggaagatcaggagatccctcaccatcatcag GATGACGAACAGATGTATGTTAAAGTTGAGGTTAAAGAAGAAGAAGTGGAGATGTCTGTGATGGATTATCAGCAGTCTATGGAGGAGGATGGGATGATGGTGATAATCAAACAAGAAGAATCCTTAGATACCAATTCAG atggatccagtaacaagaacccaccagagagatgtccccgtcctctgtattcccaggatTCCATACAGGAAGATCCGGAGATCCCTCACCACCATCAGGTAGATAAAACCTCACAG GAGGACGAACTAAAAGACATCAAAGTTGAGGtcaaggaggaagaagaggaaattGTTGAACAATCTTTGGAGGAGGATGTGATGACGAAAAGCAAAGGCGAGGAATTTTCTCTACATATAGGCACAA ATGGACTGTATGTCAGGAATTCCTTGGAAAGACATTGTATATCATCTGTAGATTGTAAGCCAGAAGATGACGTCACACAACATTCATCAAGAGAAAATCTCATTAATCCAAATTTCCATCTGAGATCCCAGGCTGCAGAGAGTTCAGCAGATCCCTCTAATCATGAGAAGTCTTCTATAAGCCTTAAAGGTCTTCACGCCATTGAAAATCCATTCTCATGTTTGGGGTGCCAGGAAACCTTCAAAACAAAATCTGAACTTCTTGTCCATCTCCGATCTCACACCAGTGTGTCcttttcatgttcagaatgtggaaaatCATTCACTGAGAAAAAAGAACTTCTTGCACATCAGAAAACTCACAAAAATGAGAAGCCTTTgtcatgttctgaatgtgggaaatCTTTCACTGAGAAAAAAAGACTTCAAGCACACCAGAGAAATCACACACGTGACCGTCCTCATGTATGTTCAGAATGCGGGAAATGCTTCACTGAGAAAAGCAGACTTCTAACGCACCAGAGAAGTCACACGGGTGAGCGTCCTTATGCttgttcagagtgtggaaaatgtttcacGAAAAAATGCATACTCCTATCACACATGAGACTTCACACGGGAGAGCGTCCCTTTTCGTgctcagaatgtgggaaatgttttaatcagaAAGGAAGCCTTATTGCTCACCAGGGAAGTCACAAAGGTGAGTGGCCTTTCACTTGTTTGGAATGCGGGAAAAGCTTCACATGGAAAGAAAGCCTTCAAAGACACCAGAGAAGTCACATGACGGAGCGTCTTTTTTCATGTTCCGAGTGCGGAAAATCTTTTACTGAGAAAGCAAAGCTTCGTAGACACCAAAGAAGTCACACGGGTGAGCGTCCTTTTTCATGTTCGGAGTGCGGAAAAAGTTTCACTCGTAAAGAAGTACTTACTGAACACCAGAGAagtcacacag gtgagcgtccttaCTCTTGTTCAGAGTGCGGAAAGTCCTTTGCTGCTAAAGGTAAACTTCTTATACACCAGAGAAGTCACACAGGTGTGCGTCCTTTTTCCTGTaaagaatgtgggaaatgtttcgcTGAGAACGCAAAGCTTGTTGTGCACCTAAGAAGTCATGTAGAACGCCGTTATCcgtgttcagagtgtgggaaaagtttcatTTATAAAGTAGACCTTCTTACACACCAGAATGTTCATGCTCAGGATACCGCTGAATAG
- the LOC140338991 gene encoding uncharacterized protein isoform X1, with protein sequence MMVNQPHLMSSDGSSNGNPPERCPRPLYSRDSTQEDQEIPHHHQDDEQMYVKVEVKEEEVEMSVMDYQQSMEEDGMMVIIKQEESLDTNSDGSSNKNPPERCPRPLYSQDSIQEDPEIPHHHQVDKTSQEDELKDIKVEVKEEEEEIVEQSLEEDVMTKSKGEEFSLHIGTNGLYVRNSLERHCISSVDCKPEDDVTQHSSRENLINPNFHLRSQAAESSADPSNHEKSSISLKGLHAIENPFSCLGCQETFKTKSELLVHLRSHTSVSFSCSECGKSFTEKKELLAHQKTHKNEKPLSCSECGKSFTEKKRLQAHQRNHTRDRPHVCSECGKCFTEKSRLLTHQRSHTGERPYACSECGKCFTKKCILLSHMRLHTGERPFSCSECGKCFNQKGSLIAHQGSHKGEWPFTCLECGKSFTWKESLQRHQRSHMTERLFSCSECGKSFTEKAKLRRHQRSHTGERPFSCSECGKSFTRKEVLTEHQRSHTGERPYSCSECGKSFAAKGKLLIHQRSHTGERPYSCSECGKSFAAKGKLLIHQRSHTGVRPFSCKECGKCFAENAKLVVHLRSHVERRYPCSECGKSFIYKVDLLTHQNVHAQDTAE encoded by the exons ATGATGGTGAATCAGCCGCATCTTATGTCATCCG atggatccagtaatgggaacccaccagagagatgtccccgtcctctgtattcccgggattccacacaggaagatcaggagatccctcaccatcatcag GATGACGAACAGATGTATGTTAAAGTTGAGGTTAAAGAAGAAGAAGTGGAGATGTCTGTGATGGATTATCAGCAGTCTATGGAGGAGGATGGGATGATGGTGATAATCAAACAAGAAGAATCCTTAGATACCAATTCAG atggatccagtaacaagaacccaccagagagatgtccccgtcctctgtattcccaggatTCCATACAGGAAGATCCGGAGATCCCTCACCACCATCAGGTAGATAAAACCTCACAG GAGGACGAACTAAAAGACATCAAAGTTGAGGtcaaggaggaagaagaggaaattGTTGAACAATCTTTGGAGGAGGATGTGATGACGAAAAGCAAAGGCGAGGAATTTTCTCTACATATAGGCACAA ATGGACTGTATGTCAGGAATTCCTTGGAAAGACATTGTATATCATCTGTAGATTGTAAGCCAGAAGATGACGTCACACAACATTCATCAAGAGAAAATCTCATTAATCCAAATTTCCATCTGAGATCCCAGGCTGCAGAGAGTTCAGCAGATCCCTCTAATCATGAGAAGTCTTCTATAAGCCTTAAAGGTCTTCACGCCATTGAAAATCCATTCTCATGTTTGGGGTGCCAGGAAACCTTCAAAACAAAATCTGAACTTCTTGTCCATCTCCGATCTCACACCAGTGTGTCcttttcatgttcagaatgtggaaaatCATTCACTGAGAAAAAAGAACTTCTTGCACATCAGAAAACTCACAAAAATGAGAAGCCTTTgtcatgttctgaatgtgggaaatCTTTCACTGAGAAAAAAAGACTTCAAGCACACCAGAGAAATCACACACGTGACCGTCCTCATGTATGTTCAGAATGCGGGAAATGCTTCACTGAGAAAAGCAGACTTCTAACGCACCAGAGAAGTCACACGGGTGAGCGTCCTTATGCttgttcagagtgtggaaaatgtttcacGAAAAAATGCATACTCCTATCACACATGAGACTTCACACGGGAGAGCGTCCCTTTTCGTgctcagaatgtgggaaatgttttaatcagaAAGGAAGCCTTATTGCTCACCAGGGAAGTCACAAAGGTGAGTGGCCTTTCACTTGTTTGGAATGCGGGAAAAGCTTCACATGGAAAGAAAGCCTTCAAAGACACCAGAGAAGTCACATGACGGAGCGTCTTTTTTCATGTTCCGAGTGCGGAAAATCTTTTACTGAGAAAGCAAAGCTTCGTAGACACCAAAGAAGTCACACGGGTGAGCGTCCTTTTTCATGTTCGGAGTGCGGAAAAAGTTTCACTCGTAAAGAAGTACTTACTGAACACCAGAGAagtcacacaggtgagcgtccttaCTCTTGTTCAGAGTGCGGAAAGTCCTTTGCTGCTAAAGGTAAACTTCTTATACACCAGAGAagtcacacaggtgagcgtccttaCTCTTGTTCAGAGTGCGGAAAGTCCTTTGCTGCTAAAGGTAAACTTCTTATACACCAGAGAAGTCACACAGGTGTGCGTCCTTTTTCCTGTaaagaatgtgggaaatgtttcgcTGAGAACGCAAAGCTTGTTGTGCACCTAAGAAGTCATGTAGAACGCCGTTATCcgtgttcagagtgtgggaaaagtttcatTTATAAAGTAGACCTTCTTACACACCAGAATGTTCATGCTCAGGATACCGCTGAATAG